One Carettochelys insculpta isolate YL-2023 chromosome 15, ASM3395843v1, whole genome shotgun sequence DNA window includes the following coding sequences:
- the STC2 gene encoding stanniocalcin-2 yields the protein MLSSGQITGRAVASIYTPFGKYQRRETRKGLHGGVAIRTMCAKRVSKLVTLALVFASLDPVWGTEATNPPEGLQDRAPQQKGRLSLQNTAEIQHCLVNAGDVGCGVFECFENNSCEIRGLHEICMTFLHNAGKFDAQGKSFIKDALKCKAHALRHKFSCISRKCPAIKDMVFQLQRECYLKHDLCSAAKENVQVIVDMIHFKDLLQHEPYVDLVNILLTCGDEVKKAITRSIQAQCEQNWGSLCSILSFCTSAVHTDSMLGPEKKPGEATKSSTSRGDILVHPESDHRESSRAAKGERGSRAHFNTHPRVKAGAHSPKGAHGLIERAEELSDFSDIRR from the exons ATGCTATCCAGCGGGCAGATTACAGGACGCGCAGTAGCCTCCATTTATACACCCTTTGGAAAGTACCAGAGGCGGGAAACCCGCAAAGGTCTCCACGGTGGGGTTGCAATCAGGACCATGTGTGCAAAGCGGGTCAGTAAATTAGTTACCCTGGCTTTGGTCTTTGCAAGTTTGGATCCAGTTTGGGGCACAGAAGCCACCAACCCGCCGGAAGGGCTCCAGGATAGAGCCCCCCAGCAGAAAGGGCGGCTGTCTTTGCAAAACACAG CTGAAATCCAGCACTGCCTGGTTAATGCTGGCGATGTGGGATGTGGAGTGTTTGAATGCTTTGAAAACAACTCGTGTGAGATCCGAGGCTTACATGAAATCTGCATGACTTTCCTACACAACGCTGGAAAATTTGATGCCCAG GGAAAATCCTTCATTAAAGATGCTCTGAAGTGTAAGGCTCATGCCCTGCGACACAAATTCAGCTGCATCAGTCGCAAGTGCCCTGCCATTAAAGACATGGTGTTCCAGCTACAGCGGGAATGCTACCTGAAACATgacctctgctctgctgccaagGAGAACGTACAAGTCATTGTGGATATGATTCATTTCAAagacctgctgcagcatga GCCATATGTCGACCTGGTGAACATCCTGCTGACGTGCGGGGACGAAGTGAAAAAGGCTATCACCAGAAGCATCCAAGCCCAGTGTGAACAGAACTGGGGAAGCCTCTGCTCCATCCTAAGCTTCTGCACCTCAGCTGTGCACACTGACTCCATGCTGGGTCCTGAGAAAAAGCCAGGAGAAGCCACCAAATCCTCAACCAGCCGTGGGGACATACTGGTACACCCCGAGTCTGACCACAGGGAGAGTTCACGAGCAGCCAAGGGGGAAAGAGGCAGTAGGGCTCACTTCAACACCCATCCCCGAGTTAAAGCTGGGGCTCACAGCCCCAAAGGGGCACATGGGCTCATAGAGCGGGCAGAAGAATTGTCTGACTTCTCCGACATCCGAAGGTGA